The following proteins come from a genomic window of Lycium ferocissimum isolate CSIRO_LF1 chromosome 4, AGI_CSIRO_Lferr_CH_V1, whole genome shotgun sequence:
- the LOC132054895 gene encoding elicitor-responsive protein 3-like encodes MPSGTLEVLLENAKGLEDQNWLTSMNPYVVITCRTQEKESSIASGEGSEPEWNETFIFTIGHDTEEITLKIMDNDTFSSDDFVGEATIPLHEVLREGEVPTRSYNVVKDEEYCGEIKLGLTFTAGSGSGRGSDDEEYGGRRKSRARGSDEEEEYGGRRHSRDHSRGSDEDNSGRPRKSRDHDYSGSDEDKYGGHRRSRVHDKGGDEEDNYGGYRESRDEDD; translated from the exons ATGCCAAGTGGGACGCTTGAAGTTCTTCTTGAAAATGCCAAAGGCCTTGAAGACCAAAATTGGCTCA CTAGTATGAATCCATATGTGGTCATCACCTGTCGGACTCAAGAGAAGGAAAGTAGTATTGCATCAG GTGAAGGATCTGAACCTGAGTGGAATGAGACCTTTATTTTCACCATCGGTCATGACACTGAAGAGATCACCCTCAAGATTATGGACAATGATACTTTCAGTTCGGATGATTTTGTTGGAGAAGCAAC AATTCCCTTACATGAAGTGCTACGCGAAGGAGAGGTGCCAACACGCTCTTACAATGTTGTCAAGGATGAAGAGTATTGTGGAGAGATAAAACTTGGACTCACTTTCACAGCTGGG TCGGGTTCTGGTAGAGGCAGTGATGATGAAGAATATGGTGGACGTAGAAAATCACGTGCAAGAGGAtctgatgaagaagaagaatatggtGGACGTCGACATTCACGTGATCACTCCAGAGGATCTGATGAAGATAACTCTGGTAGACCTAGAAAGTCACGTGATCATGACTATAGTGGAAGTGATGAAGATAAGTACGGTGGACATAGACGATCACGTGTTCACGATAAAGGaggtgatgaagaagacaaCTATGGTGGATATAGAGAATCACGTGATGAAGACGATTAA